The genomic DNA TGTAACAGTGCAGATCGTGGGCATGATCGGACTGGCGCTCGGCGCGCAGGGCGCGATCCGCCTCCTGGCCAACCACCACAACACCGGCCTCCTGAGCTGGTTGCCGGGCGGATTCGCGGTGGCGCTGCCGGTATATGCGGTGCTCGCCGTCGCCGGAGCCGCCCTGGCGGCCTGGGCCAATCGCAAGAACGCGCGGACCGGGACCCGCCGATGAGGCGACTCCGCGTCGCCGGACTCTGCGCGCTGGCCGCGCTGCTCGCCGGATGCGGCACCCCCGGACCCGCGCCGCATTCGGCACCGGTGGTGACGACCGAATCCGGCGCGGTTCGGGGCGTCGTGACCGACGGCCTCGCCCGATTCCGCGACATCCCGTATGCCGCACCGCCTGTCGGGGATCTGCGGTGGCGGAGCCCGCAGCCGGTGGCCCCCTGGGCGGGCACGCGCGACGCGACCCGCTCGGGCCCGGTGTGCCGGCAACCGGCGGCGCCCGAGATGCCGCGGCAACTCCCCCAGAGCGAGGACTGCCTGACGCTGGACATCACGACACCCCCGGCGGGCGGCACCGAACATCCCGTGCTGGTGTGGCTGCCGGGCGGCGGCTTCATCACCGGCGCGGGCTCGATCTACGATCCGGCCCGGCTCGTGCGCGCCGCCGACGCCGTCGTCGTCACCGTCAACTATCGGCTGGGCGTCTTCGGCTTCTACGCCAACCGCGACCTCGGCGACAGCAACTTCGGCCTGCAGGACCAACTCGCGGCGCTGCGCTGTGTGCACGCGAATATCGCCCGCTTCGGCGGCGATCCCGGCCGAGTCACCCTGGCCGGAGCCTCCGCGGGAGCCATGAGCACCTGCACCCTGATGACCGCACCGCAGGCCCGGGACCTGTTCCGGCAGGCCGTCGTCGCCAGCGGCTCGTGCGAAACCAACCATCCCGCAGGCGCGCTCGGTCCGGGGGTCGCCGCCATCTCGACCTGGCAACCTCTCGACACCATCCAGCGCGCCGGACAGGCCCTCGCCGCCGAGCTCTCCTGCCCCGACACGGCGTGCCTGCGCGGCAAGCCCGCCGACGAATTACTGCCCCACACCGCCGAATTCCCCTTGGTCGCGGTCGGCACCCCGCTCGTCCCCACCGCGCCCGCCGAGGCGTTCGCCGCCGGAACTCAGGCGAATGTCCCTCTGCTGCAAGGCGATACCAACGACGAACACGTCGAATTCACCCTGGCCGCCTATCCGCAGCCCCTGACCGCCGACCAGTACACCGAGCTGCTGCGGGCCGCGTTCGGCCAGGATGCCTCCTCGGTCGAACAGCGTTATCCCGCAGCGGGATTCCCGTCACCGACCGCCGCGGCCGGTCGGGTGTTCAGCGATCGCGACTGGATCTGTCCCGCCTGGCGAGAGGCGCGCGAGCACAACGAGAAGGCGTCGACCTACACCTATCTGTTCGCCGACCCCTCCGCTCTCACACCCGCCGGGAACGCGCTGCCCACTCTCGTCCGCCCCGCCACCGCGCACGGCTCGGACATGCCCTACCTGTTCGACTTCCCGGACGGTCCCCCGCTCACTCCCGCCCAGCGTCCCCTGGCGGCCGAACTTGTCCGCTACTGGGCCGCTTTCCTCCGAACCGGCAACCCCGACACCGAGGGCCTGCCCACCTGGCCCCGACTCGACACCCTCGAGTTCGCTCCCGACACCACCCGCACCATCGATCTCACCACCAGCCACCATTGCGATTTCTGGGACACCATCGAGGATGGATAGTCAATACTGCTTGTGCGGCAGTGGATTTCGAAGATCGTCCGGTGTTAGCGTCGCTGGCGGTGCGGTGGTCGAGGGCCACCCATGAGCTATGGAGCCAGCAGTGAACGAGCCGGAGGATCTGCCGACCAATTGGGGCCGGTGGGGCGAGGACGACGAGCGGGGCACGCTCAATCTGATCACCGATGAGGTGCGGGCGCGGGCGGTCGCCGAGGCGCGCACCGGGCGGACCGTGTCCCTGGCCCGCGCGACACCGACCGCGCCGATGGTCGCCGGGCCCACGGCACCCGGTGGTGCGGACTCGATCTCGGTGTTGCAGGCGCCGATGTTCATCGGGGGCAACCCGCAGGCGACGGCCGAAGTCATCGTCATGACGCCGCACAGCGTCAATATGACGCACTTCGACGCCCCGGTGCACATCGTGGTCGACGGTGCGGTGTATCCCGGAGTGCCCCTGGAGGATGCGTACGGCCCGGCGGGGATCCGGCACGGGTCCACCACGATCTTCGGCGCCGGTGTCGTGACTCGCGGTGTGCTGCTCGACCTGGCCTGGGCGGGCCCGCTCCCGGAGGGGCACGGGGTGAGTGCCGCCGAGCTGGATCTGGCCTGCGAGCGCGCGGGCGTCGAGATGCGCGGCGGCGACGCGCTCGTCGTCCGCGGTGGCTGGGACCATGCCGCCGACCCGCGCCGCCGCATGCCGGGCATGACCCTCGACGCGGTCGCCTGGATGGCCCGCCACGACGTGGCCGTCTACGCGGGCGATATCGGCGATGTCTTTCCCCCGCTCGACACCCGCCTGCCCACCCCGCTGCACCGGGTCGGCCTGGCCCGCCTGGGCATGCCCCTCATCGACATCGCCGACCCCACCGACCTGGCCGCCGCCTGCGCCGACGAGGGCCGCGCCACTTTCCTTTTCGTCGCCGCACCCCCGCGCCTGGGCGCGGCCAGCGGCGTACCGGTCAACCCGCTGGCCATCTTCTGAGGCTTCGCTAGCTGCTGGCGGCGTGCAGTGCCGACGCGAACCCGGCCTGCTGCGGAGTGAGCAATTCGTCGGTGTCCAGCTCGGGCAGAATCAGGATCTTGACCTGTTCGGTCGCGCCGTTCCGGGGCCGCAGCGCTTCGAAAGCCGCTCGGGCACCGGCCAATCCGGTGTAGGCGGTGACCATGAGCGCGGGGTCGTAGCGGCCCGCGCGGAGGTGTTCGTAGGCGCGCCAGACGCCTTCGTAGCGGGTTTCGCCGTAGACCGGGCCGCACACGAACTTCAGCGTGATGTTGTTGACGACCGCTGTCATGGTGCGGATCGCCTCCGGCTCGGCATTCGCCCCGACAACGCTGATCACGGTGTGCGGCGGGACGGACGCGATGAGATCGGACAGCAGCCGGGCGCCGGACGCCTCCACCACGTGCAGGCGCTTGCCCCCGGCCAGGTCGCGCCAGACCGCGACGGGATCGGTCTCGCGCGGGTCGACGGCGACGGTGGCACCGTAGGCCAGGGCGATCTCGCGGCGGATGGCCGACGGGTCGGACACCACGATCGGATCCGCGCCCCGCGCAACCAATTCCACGACCGCACCGAGCCCGATCGGCCCCGCCCCGGTCACCAGCGCACCCTCGCCGGCGCCGATACCGGTTTGCCGGGCCCCGTTGGTGCCGGTGGCGATCGGCTCCAGGGTCGCGGCCAGCACCGGGTCGACGTCCTCGTCGAGCGGGACGTGCATGCCCGCCCCGGCGATGGTCTCGGTGCTCATCCCGCCGGGGTACTCGTTGGCGTAACCGAGGCAGCGCACCGCCCCGGCCGCGTCGGCGACCCACGGCAGCACGAAAAGCTTCTGCCCGACAGCGTAATCGGTGACATCGGGCCCGAGTTCGGTGACCTCCGCGGTGAATTCGTGCCCGAACACCAGCGGGCGATCCTTGTCGAACAGGAAGGTGTCCTGCTTCGCCTCGGCATTGGAGGCGAGGAATTCGTCGGTGTGCGCCCACGCCGACAGATCGCCACCGCAGATGCCGTTGGCGATCGGGCGCACCCGAATCTGCCAGGCCCCCAGCTCCGGCAGCGGAAAATCGCCGACCGTGAATCGGCCGTTGTGGAAAATCGATGCTCTCACTCTGTGATCCCTTCCGGAATGAAGTTCGTTCGATACCAGCGGCGGAACTGGCCGATCAGCCGCTCCGAGGAGGTGAGCAGTGGCCTGTCCCGGTGAATCTTGTTCTCCCAGATGGGGATATCGCTTTCCCACTGTTCCCGCACGGCGTCGAAGACCAGCTGGTTCAGCCCCTCGGCGTCCCCCTCCGCCCGCACCGACACCATGCCGCGCAAGATGATTCGCTCGTCGTCGAGCGGTGTGGGATACAGCCGGTAGCACCCCTGTAAGCCCGCCCCGCTGTGCACGGCCATGACCATCCCCGGCCCGTGCAGCTCGCTGCGCAACGGAACGCCCGGCAGGTCCGGGTCCGCATCGGGCCGCGGCGCGAGCTCCACGCGGAAGACCGGCCCGTCGATCTCCGCCGCCCCCACCGCCGCCATCATCCGCGACCGGTGCACCCACCGGAAATGCGCTCCGTCGACACCGTTTTCGCAGATATCCTGTGCGTACCCCCGGATGATCCATTCCGCCGTCAGGTCGGGAGCCCAGCCGTCGTGGTCGAGAATCGGCATCTCCCAGTCCGGTTCCCGATCCGGGTCACCGCTCCACACCAGCACCACGCCGTTCTGCTCGCGCACCGGCCACACCCGCACGCCCGCACGGACCGTGAACCGCCCGTACGGCACCTCGACACAGCGCCCGGCCGCATCGAACCGCCACCCGTGGAACGGGCATCGGATCGAACCCTCGACCACGACCCCGCCCACGCCGAGATGAGCGCCCAAATGCGGGCAGTGCGCATCCAGCACGTGCGCCCGCCCCTGCTCGTCGCGCCACGCCACCAGATGCCGACCGAACGCCTCGACCGGCAGCACCGCCTGCGCCGCAAGCTCCGACGAGAACGCCACCGCGAACCAGCCAACGGGCATCTGTCTGCTCATCGCCGAACCCCCTCGCTCACAGCGGATTCCATCCCGGCCTCGTATGCTCCCGGAAGGCCGCGAACGAGGTCCGCAGCTCCCCGGTCGCCGTGCACATCACCTGGGTGCGGTTCTCCAGATCGAGGGCATGGCGCAGACTGGGCGCATCGACGTTCTGCCACAGCGTCTCCTTGGTCATCCACACCGCCAGCGGCGCGTGCGCCGCGATCTGCGCCGCCTTGGCCAGCGCGACCGGCAGCAGCTCCGCCGCGGGCACCGGGTCGAGCGTCAATCCGATCCGCGCCGCCTCCTCGGCCGGGAAAACCCTTCCGGTGAGCATCAATTCGGCCGCGCGCGCCGCGCCGACCAGTCGCGGCAGGTGGTAGCTGGTGCCCATATCGCACGCGGACACGCCGTGTTCGATGAACACCGCGCCGAATGTGGCCTCCGGGCAGGTGATCCGGATATCGCAGGCCAGCGCCAGCGCGAATCCGCCGCCCACCGCGGGGCCGTTGATCGCGGCGATCACCGGCTGCCGCAGCCGGTGGATGCGTTCGAACAGCGACGCCATCAACTCCTGCGCCGCGAACGTGCGCGCCACCTCACCGGTCACCGCGCCCAGCAGCGCGGCGGTCGGCGAGGCCGAGGTGCGATCGAACTCCTCCGGCGTCGACTTCAGATCGGCCCCCGCGCAGAACGCCGACCCCGCACCGGTGATCACCACGGCCCGAATGTCGGGGCGACCGTCGAAATCCGCGAAGACCGTGTGCAATTCGGCCACCGTTTGAGAATCGAGCGCATTGCGCCGCCGCGGCCGATCGATCGTGACGAGCACGATGCCGCCGTCGCGATGGTCGACCCGCACCGCCGAGGACTGTCCCATACCGCACTCCTAACGTGCCACGATGCCGCCGTCGGCGATGACGGTCTGGCCGGTGATGAAGCTGCCCGCATCCGAGGTGAGAAGCAATGCGGCCCCGACCATTTCATCGGGCTCGGCGATCCGCCCCTGCAACCCGGACCGTTCCAACTCCGCGATCCGCTCGGGGGTGTTGTTGCGGACCATGGCGGTATCCACCGGCCCGGGCGCCAGCGCGTTGACCCGGATGCCGCGGGGCGCGAATTCGGCGGCCATGGACCGGGTGAACGCCACCATGGCGGCCTTCCCGGCCGAATACATCGACGTCATGGGCGAGAACATGAACGCACCGACCGACACCACATTCAGGATCGCCGCGTGCGGACTGGCCTCGAGCAGCGGAAGGGCGTTCTGTACCAGGAACACCGGGCCGCGCAGATTGACCGCGAAGGACTTCTCCCACGCCTGCGGGGTGAGCTCGCCCAGCGGTTGCGCCAGCGCGTTGGCCGCATTGTTCACGACGATATCCAGTCCGCCGAACTCCGCCGCCGCGGCCTGCACCACCGCGTCGAGGGCATCGAGGTCCCCGAGATGGGCGGGCACACCGATGGCACGGCCGCCCATCGCGGTCAGATGGTCGGCGGCGGCCCGGCAGGCTTCGGGTTTTCGACTGGCCACCACCACATTCGCGCCCGCGCAGACGAAACCCTCCGCGATGGCCAGGCCGATCCCCCGGGTCCCGCCCGTGACCAGCGCGGTACGGCCGCTCAGGTCGAACAGGCTCGCGAACTTCTCCCTGTTCATCGTCTCGTTCTCTCGGATCACCTGCGTGCCGCCCCGGCACGCCCGCGCTACTTAACTTACGCAGCGTAAGCTAAATGGTAGCAGAGCGCTAGTCGCGGCGGGTGATACCCGGGACAATGATCGAGCGCAGGTGCTCGACCAGCGCGGCCTCGGCCGGAGGGGCGATGAGCATGTGCATCATGACCGCACCCCGCACGGTGTCCAGCAGCGCGCTGCCGTCCACATCGGGCCGCACGATCCCCTCGGCCTTGCCCCGCTCCACCAATCGCACATAGGTCGCGCGAATCGGCGCGGTGTACTTCGCCTCCACCTGGGCGAGCAGCTCCGCCCGGTTGTACAGCTCGGATGCGATCCCGGACAGACCGGCCAGATAGATCGGGTCGGACTGGATGCGGACCATCGCCTCGATCAGATCGGTCAGCGCCCGCTCGAACGGCTTTCCCTCGTCGATGAGCGAATCCTGGTCGGGCACAGCGAATATCGCGTCCTCGACCAGCGCGAACCGGCTGCCCCAGTGGTCGTAGACGAACGGCCGCGACACCCCCGCCCGGCGAGCGACCTCGGTGAGGGTCAGCTCCTCGTATCCCTTCTCCCCCAGCAACTCTCGCGTGGCCGACACCACCGCCGCCCGCCGCTGCCGGTCGCGGGGACGGCCGCGCCCGGACGCCTCGATATCGCGGTCCTCGGCGGCCGCGGAGATCCGCTTGGGCGCGGAGCCGGTCGCACCGCGCAGTCCGGCGGCGGTGAATTCGACGAGTTGCGTCAGCCACGCGCGGTCCAGACCCTTCGGCCCCAGCGGGGAGCCGTAGGCGGGCAGATCGCTGTTGGCCAGCGTCATGATCGCCGACATCATGGCCATTCCGGCGCGCGCCTCGGCGGCGGGCACGGTCGGCAGGGCCCGGCGGGTCGCGGCGCGGAACAGCGCGGCCAGGCCCGGTTCGGCGTCGAGCTCGGTGCGCCAGATGTCGTTGTGCTTCAACGCAACCTGAGCCAGGACCTTCATCCATCGCAGTCCCCCGACCGGATCCTCGCTCAGCAGCGCGACATACGGATCCACCACCGCCCGCACCACCTCGCGGACGTCCACCGGTTCGTCCGAATCCGCCAGCGCGAGCAGCTGATCGGTGGTGACCTGCACGATCGGCCCCGAGCGGCGGCGGATCACCGCCCGCAACAACTCGTTCTTGTCGGCGAAGTGATACGACACCGCGCGCGTGGCGACACCGCTGGCCTGCGCCACCGACCGCAGCGACACCGCGTCCACCGAGCCGTCGCCGAACAACCGCTCGGCGGTATCGATGATCAGTGTGCGGGTGTCGATATCGGTGCGCGGGCCGCGTCGCCGTCCCGTGCCGTCGTCGGTCATGGTCATCAACGTACCGGCACACCGCGCCGATTCTGCCGATTCCCGGCCGGAATTTATTCACATGGGTAAACTCGTGCCGATGACGCGGAGCACCGACCGGACCGAGTACGACACGCTGTTCATCGGGGGCGCATGGGTCGAGCCCTCCACCACCGACACCATCGAGGTGCGCTCCCCCGCGACCGGCGCGTACGCCGGGCGCGTTCCCCTGGCCGCGGCGGCCGACGTCGACGCCGCCTGCACCGCCGCCCGCCGCGCCTTCGACGAAGGCCCCTGGCCCGCACTGCCGCCCGCGGGCCGGGCCGCGGTGATCGGCCGCGCGGCCGCGCTACTGGAGGAGCGCGCCGACCTGCTCAAGCGGCTGCTGACCCTGGAACTCGGGCAGCCGGGCGCGATCGTCGACACCATCCAGTACGGGCCCGCGGTGGCGAGCCTGCGGTATTTCGCCGGTGCCGCAGACACATTCGCCTGGCGCGAGATTCGCGACGGCATCTACGGTCGGACGCTGGTGACCCGCGAACCGATCGGCGTCGTGGGCGCGATCACCGCCTGGAACGTCCCACTGTTCCTGGCCGCCAACAAGATCGGGCCCGCCCTGCTGGCCGGATGCACCGTCGTGCTCAAGCCCGCCGCCGAAACCCCGCTGTCGGCAATCGCTCTCGCCGAGGCATTCGCCGACGCCGGACTGCCCGAGGGCGTGCTGTCGGTGGTGCCCGGCGGTGTCGAGACCGGCCGCGCCCTCACCGCCAACCGCGAGCCCGACAAGTTCACCTTCACCGGCAGTTCGGCCGTCGGGCGCGAAATCGGAAAACTGGCCGCCGAGAAACTCAAGCCCTGCACCCTGGAACTCGGCGGAAAATCCGCGGCCATCATCCTCGAGGACGTCGATCTGGACGCGGTCCTGCCGTCGCTGCTGTTCTCCGGCCTGCTGAACTCCGGGCAGGCGTGCGTGGGCCAGACCCGCATCCTCGCGCCGCGCTCGCGCTACGCCGAGATCGTCGATCGTGTCGCCGCCGCGGCGGCGGCCACACCGGTGGGCCGACCCGACGATCCCGCGGTCATGCTCGGCCCCCTCATCTCCCGCAGGCAACGCGACCGCGTCGAGGGCTACATCGCAAGGGCATCGAGGAGGGCGCCCGCCTCGTCACCGGCGGCGCCCGCCCCGGCGGCCTCGACGACGGCTGGTTCCTCCAG from Nocardia terpenica includes the following:
- a CDS encoding carboxylesterase/lipase family protein, which encodes MRRLRVAGLCALAALLAGCGTPGPAPHSAPVVTTESGAVRGVVTDGLARFRDIPYAAPPVGDLRWRSPQPVAPWAGTRDATRSGPVCRQPAAPEMPRQLPQSEDCLTLDITTPPAGGTEHPVLVWLPGGGFITGAGSIYDPARLVRAADAVVVTVNYRLGVFGFYANRDLGDSNFGLQDQLAALRCVHANIARFGGDPGRVTLAGASAGAMSTCTLMTAPQARDLFRQAVVASGSCETNHPAGALGPGVAAISTWQPLDTIQRAGQALAAELSCPDTACLRGKPADELLPHTAEFPLVAVGTPLVPTAPAEAFAAGTQANVPLLQGDTNDEHVEFTLAAYPQPLTADQYTELLRAAFGQDASSVEQRYPAAGFPSPTAAAGRVFSDRDWICPAWREAREHNEKASTYTYLFADPSALTPAGNALPTLVRPATAHGSDMPYLFDFPDGPPLTPAQRPLAAELVRYWAAFLRTGNPDTEGLPTWPRLDTLEFAPDTTRTIDLTTSHHCDFWDTIEDG
- a CDS encoding cyclase family protein, with product MNEPEDLPTNWGRWGEDDERGTLNLITDEVRARAVAEARTGRTVSLARATPTAPMVAGPTAPGGADSISVLQAPMFIGGNPQATAEVIVMTPHSVNMTHFDAPVHIVVDGAVYPGVPLEDAYGPAGIRHGSTTIFGAGVVTRGVLLDLAWAGPLPEGHGVSAAELDLACERAGVEMRGGDALVVRGGWDHAADPRRRMPGMTLDAVAWMARHDVAVYAGDIGDVFPPLDTRLPTPLHRVGLARLGMPLIDIADPTDLAAACADEGRATFLFVAAPPRLGAASGVPVNPLAIF
- a CDS encoding zinc-binding dehydrogenase, producing MRASIFHNGRFTVGDFPLPELGAWQIRVRPIANGICGGDLSAWAHTDEFLASNAEAKQDTFLFDKDRPLVFGHEFTAEVTELGPDVTDYAVGQKLFVLPWVADAAGAVRCLGYANEYPGGMSTETIAGAGMHVPLDEDVDPVLAATLEPIATGTNGARQTGIGAGEGALVTGAGPIGLGAVVELVARGADPIVVSDPSAIRREIALAYGATVAVDPRETDPVAVWRDLAGGKRLHVVEASGARLLSDLIASVPPHTVISVVGANAEPEAIRTMTAVVNNITLKFVCGPVYGETRYEGVWRAYEHLRAGRYDPALMVTAYTGLAGARAAFEALRPRNGATEQVKILILPELDTDELLTPQQAGFASALHAASS
- a CDS encoding Rieske 2Fe-2S domain-containing protein — encoded protein: MSRQMPVGWFAVAFSSELAAQAVLPVEAFGRHLVAWRDEQGRAHVLDAHCPHLGAHLGVGGVVVEGSIRCPFHGWRFDAAGRCVEVPYGRFTVRAGVRVWPVREQNGVVLVWSGDPDREPDWEMPILDHDGWAPDLTAEWIIRGYAQDICENGVDGAHFRWVHRSRMMAAVGAAEIDGPVFRVELAPRPDADPDLPGVPLRSELHGPGMVMAVHSGAGLQGCYRLYPTPLDDERIILRGMVSVRAEGDAEGLNQLVFDAVREQWESDIPIWENKIHRDRPLLTSSERLIGQFRRWYRTNFIPEGITE
- a CDS encoding enoyl-CoA hydratase/isomerase family protein — protein: MGQSSAVRVDHRDGGIVLVTIDRPRRRNALDSQTVAELHTVFADFDGRPDIRAVVITGAGSAFCAGADLKSTPEEFDRTSASPTAALLGAVTGEVARTFAAQELMASLFERIHRLRQPVIAAINGPAVGGGFALALACDIRITCPEATFGAVFIEHGVSACDMGTSYHLPRLVGAARAAELMLTGRVFPAEEAARIGLTLDPVPAAELLPVALAKAAQIAAHAPLAVWMTKETLWQNVDAPSLRHALDLENRTQVMCTATGELRTSFAAFREHTRPGWNPL
- a CDS encoding SDR family NAD(P)-dependent oxidoreductase — encoded protein: MNREKFASLFDLSGRTALVTGGTRGIGLAIAEGFVCAGANVVVASRKPEACRAAADHLTAMGGRAIGVPAHLGDLDALDAVVQAAAAEFGGLDIVVNNAANALAQPLGELTPQAWEKSFAVNLRGPVFLVQNALPLLEASPHAAILNVVSVGAFMFSPMTSMYSAGKAAMVAFTRSMAAEFAPRGIRVNALAPGPVDTAMVRNNTPERIAELERSGLQGRIAEPDEMVGAALLLTSDAGSFITGQTVIADGGIVAR
- a CDS encoding TetR family transcriptional regulator is translated as MTDDGTGRRRGPRTDIDTRTLIIDTAERLFGDGSVDAVSLRSVAQASGVATRAVSYHFADKNELLRAVIRRRSGPIVQVTTDQLLALADSDEPVDVREVVRAVVDPYVALLSEDPVGGLRWMKVLAQVALKHNDIWRTELDAEPGLAALFRAATRRALPTVPAAEARAGMAMMSAIMTLANSDLPAYGSPLGPKGLDRAWLTQLVEFTAAGLRGATGSAPKRISAAAEDRDIEASGRGRPRDRQRRAAVVSATRELLGEKGYEELTLTEVARRAGVSRPFVYDHWGSRFALVEDAIFAVPDQDSLIDEGKPFERALTDLIEAMVRIQSDPIYLAGLSGIASELYNRAELLAQVEAKYTAPIRATYVRLVERGKAEGIVRPDVDGSALLDTVRGAVMMHMLIAPPAEAALVEHLRSIIVPGITRRD